Below is a window of Zygosaccharomyces rouxii strain CBS732 chromosome C complete sequence DNA.
TCTAAGAACCAATTTGTTAAGGTTATCGTGTCTCAGAAGCACATCGAAGCAATCGGTAAGCATGTAGAAGAAATAGAGGGTCTCTAATTTGGCAATACTTGGCATTCTGCTTTTATAAAGATTGGATAAATCCTCTAAAGCTTTCTCCAGTGGTAAAAAAGATGCAAAATGCATCTTCAGAAGTACCTGGAACAGATTTTGTAGAGTTTTGATGTGAAGCTTGACCGTCTTATACTCCTCATCTGCCCCTGCACCTATTTTGACAGTAATATGGAAAAACCAGCTGGGAGCCTCGTATTTTAAATGATGCACAAATGCTAATTCAAAGGCAGTCGTCTTAATAGCTTGTGAAACTAGCTCTTTCAAGACTAGGGGATTTCTGGCATAATCAAATGAATTCAAAAAAGACGGATGCTGTAATTTATCCAGAATGATTCTTTGGTCGCGAATAATTGTCTTCACGTTGTCGAAACGATTGTACCTTGTATAGATCATTAAAGGGGTCAAACCCTTCTTGTTGGTACAATTAATATCGACATTATCATAATCCAGCAAAATGGAAACATTATTCTTAATGATGTGCAAAAGCGTATTGCCCTTGTTATCCTCGTGATcagaaaattgaaagtcTTCCCCGTTAGCTTGATACCACCGTACTGCACTTCTAAAAGCCGCTGAAATCATAGCCTCATAATTCTGTTGATCGTAACACCTAAAAATAGTGAACAATGGCGTATGACCATTAGAATCCTGGGATTTCCAGTTGATATATTTGCCGATGCTTTCTAGGATATTCATCTCATGGGTCAAATAGTGTGCCACTGTTCTCCTGTTTTTATCAGCCCTGTTAACATATTCCCGAAGCTCTTGCTCAGTGCAAGAGTTCTGTAAAACTTCCACTATCATTTGAGCTGCTTCACTATTATCACATTTTAGTGCTTGTATCAAAAGGGTTGATCCATCTACAGTTTCATCGTCCAATATGTCCTCTAAGGGAAATATATCTTCGTAGTTTTTAAGCAATTCATATAATAGcccatttttatcattaataATACACTGTGATAATACTGATTCGCCCTGTGGAGTTctaaattccaaattacTTCGAAATTGCGAAATATCTAATACTGCTTGCCCCGTCGATTTATCAGAAATCAATATATACAACTCCTTTGCCTTATTAGAGTCATCTTGCAATTTTTGCAACTTTTTGGTACCTTTTAAACCgtcaaaataaaatacaaCCGCCTCCAATGTAGATATTGCATAACCTAGAATACCAAATTTAATGCTATTTTCATCCTTCgagaattttttcaaatagaaAAGATGACTCTTtatatttttcacttgCGTTCGACATACCACCAAAACAAAGAAACTTATTAAAGTATCAGCATCCATGGTTATAGGTAAAGTTTGAATATCCATATCTTGTTCCCTCGTATTGGACAAACTTTGTAATGTATTTATTAGACAATCAGCCTTTTCAGCATGTGTATGAGTCAAAGGTAACCCAACAAACGAATTTATCGCTAGGTcaatattcttttccatAGTTGTAACATCTTGTAATCGAAATTTTTCGTATTTCTTTTGGTACAATTCAGTTTCCAATTCGTTAAtggaaagaaattttaatgGTTCTGTGTCTATTTCATCCTTTCTATAGGAGTTAACAATTCTAATCCAAACGTCATCAAACAAGTTTAACTCCACATAGTCAAATATCAAATCATAAAGATGGGGTATCTTTCGAaacaattcatcatttaccatttttgcGTGAACTTGTTTCACTATCATGCGGAAAAGCTCTTCATAAGGACCTTCAGTTAAGGGAGTGCTTCTGTACCTATTGAAATAACCATTTAAAATATTAGACCAATCCGGATGCAATCTCAAGATATTTTCGAAAGATGACCAACTCTTTTGCGTCAGATCCCTTACTAAGCTTCCCTTTGCATCTACACCGTTAAAGTTTCCCTGAGCTAGACCTCTAGGAATATCTATTTTTCTAATCAGTGTACCAATTAATGGATGATCGATGTGCACCAATGCAAACTTCTCTGAACCATTTAAATAATCGTTAAAGTTTGTAATCAATTCCACATTCTGAATGCGTGCTCTCCTTCTCAAAGGGAACCCTTCTGTAGTAAGAATTTCACCACTCGATGATCGTACCGCCACCCTTTTATCATTCAAGGTTTTGTATTCAGTTTGACTCGCTGATAGATTGAAACCGCCATCACTATAAGTATCTTGTTGTAAAAGTAGTATATGAGATGCAACAAAATCATAGTTTTGACAAAGATCATTCATTGATGAGCCTGATTCTGCGTCAACATGGTAGagtaatttttcagttgGTGGTACTAAAAGGATAAACCTCTCTGTCttcaatttaccaaacAGTTTCTTGAACTGTGAATCAGATGGATTAGAACAATTAAACACTGAATTCACTAGAGGATTCAACAGCACCGGTATATGGTAGGCCATAGCTGTTGATCCTTATAAGTCTTTCAGTCTTGAGTAGAAACATTCCCAAGCCCTTTTTTCGATTCTTCGCTTCGcacttcttcatcatcgagaagctcatctcatctcatctcaaaCTCACCAAACTCAAAAAAGATCATTTAATAAGTTTGAATCACCCATTTTGATCTGTAATCATGGGTAAGGGcaagaataaaaatcaTGAGGTCCGTAGTACCCGTCCCGGCAGAGGTGCTAATGGCCATAATTCTAAGCAAAACCATAAACATATGGAGATGAAGCATGGTGGTGCCAGTAATTCCAATAAGACGAACTTTCCTGTTAAATTAGGAATGTGGGATTTTGATCACTGTGATCCAAAGAGGTGTAGTGGTAAGAAGCTAGAAAGGTTGGGCTTAATAAGGTCTTTGAGAGTTggtcaaaaatttcaggGTGTTGTAGTTACTCCCAATGGGACAGGGGTAGTGTGTCCTAATGACAAATCTATTGTAGAAGAACACGGTGCGTCTGTAGTAGAGTGCTCATGGGCTAGGCTGGATGAGGTTCCTTTTAACAGAATCGGTGGACGTCATGAAAGATTACTACCATATTTAGTCGCTGCAAATCAAGTGAATTATGGCAGACCATGGAAATTAAACTGCGTAGAAGCACTAGCAGCTTGCTTTGCCATTGTAGGAAGAATGGATTGGGCTAGTGAACTactatcaaatttttcttatGGACCCAGTTTCTTAGAGATAAATGCTGAACTGTTGGAGATTTACCAACAGTGCACAGATGCAGAATCAGTAAAGGATGCAGAATCAGCATGGTTAGAgaagattgaaaaagaaatcaaagatcGTAAGGCTCAAGCAAAGAATGAAGATATATGGATGACTGGGAACGTCAATAGGATGCCAGCTGCATCTCAAGAGAgcgatgaagaagaag
It encodes the following:
- a CDS encoding uncharacterized protein (similar to uniprot|Q04257 Saccharomyces cerevisiae YML003W/YML002W Hypothetical ORF) yields the protein MAYHIPVLLNPLVNSVFNCSNPSDSQFKKLFGKLKTERFILLVPPTEKLLYHVDAESGSSMNDLCQNYDFVASHILLLQQDTYSDGGFNLSASQTEYKTLNDKRVAVRSSSGEILTTEGFPLRRRARIQNVELITNFNDYLNGSEKFALVHIDHPLIGTLIRKIDIPRGLAQGNFNGVDAKGSLVRDLTQKSWSSFENILRLHPDWSNILNGYFNRYRSTPLTEGPYEELFRMIVKQVHAKMVNDELFRKIPHLYDLIFDYVELNLFDDVWIRIVNSYRKDEIDTEPLKFLSINELETELYQKKYEKFRLQDVTTMEKNIDLAINSFVGLPLTHTHAEKADCLINTLQSLSNTREQDMDIQTLPITMDADTLISFFVLVVCRTQVKNIKSHLFYLKKFSKDENSIKFGILGYAISTLEAVVFYFDGLKGTKKLQKLQDDSNKAKELYILISDKSTGQAVLDISQFRSNLEFRTPQGESVLSQCIINDKNGLLYELLKNYEDIFPLEDILDDETVDGSTLLIQALKCDNSEAAQMIVEVLQNSCTEQELREYVNRADKNRRTVAHYLTHEMNILESIGKYINWKSQDSNGHTPLFTIFRCYDQQNYEAMISAAFRSAVRWYQANGEDFQFSDHEDNKGNTLLHIIKNNVSILLDYDNVDINCTNKKGLTPLMIYTRYNRFDNVKTIIRDQRIILDKLQHPSFLNSFDYARNPLVLKELVSQAIKTTAFELAFVHHLKYEAPSWFFHITVKIGAGADEEYKTVKLHIKTLQNLFQVLLKMHFASFLPLEKALEDLSNLYKSRMPSIAKLETLYFFYMLTDCFDVLLRHDNLNKLVLRESRLVSWIRSQDKKCNNSKKLQKQKNVEPEEIGIMASFLRFNRGELSAVKLKLMTMKKLLIFLKLKNTDLTHSYQFLSLFGTEYNLAQDRLLFKDLEINCCAFGEEATMTFVREIAFLENCTGKLLDRVEQLLSVDIPEWWKLYGDVLEMHKVYKQKFPNISRNDSGTGIIASFFEGKREKMESKLSSDLADCKKRMRRVGDRISSTHEILAEELSKYMEFKSNFFINGILRRAVRENINILKGRLVEMRKRALYRSRKGENNI
- the TSR3 gene encoding ribosome biogenesis protein TSR3 (similar to uniprot|Q12094 Saccharomyces cerevisiae YOR006C Hypothetical ORF), producing the protein MGKGKNKNHEVRSTRPGRGANGHNSKQNHKHMEMKHGGASNSNKTNFPVKLGMWDFDHCDPKRCSGKKLERLGLIRSLRVGQKFQGVVVTPNGTGVVCPNDKSIVEEHGASVVECSWARLDEVPFNRIGGRHERLLPYLVAANQVNYGRPWKLNCVEALAACFAIVGRMDWASELLSNFSYGPSFLEINAELLEIYQQCTDAESVKDAESAWLEKIEKEIKDRKAQAKNEDIWMTGNVNRMPAASQESDEEEDEDEDEEEEEEEEEEEEKEEDVKEDVSVA